The Siniperca chuatsi isolate FFG_IHB_CAS linkage group LG9, ASM2008510v1, whole genome shotgun sequence genome includes a region encoding these proteins:
- the snx27b gene encoding sorting nexin-27b isoform X1, producing the protein MADVEGEGICSSVPPLPHPSSRNGSGSGNVTPGTRGSCQTATTVTSGPRLVRIVKSNSGYGFNVRGQVSEGGQLRSINGELYAPLQHVSAVLPGGAADRAGISKGDRILEVNGVNVEGATHKQVVDLIRAGERELVLAVLSVPPQEADCLDPGDDVSAQSCYDYSDKQAVPISVPSYKHTELNQEKFVVYNVYMAGRQLCSKRYREFVILHQNLKREFANFTFPKLPGKWPFSLSEQQLDARRRGLEEYLEKVCSVRVIGESDIMQEFLSESDENYNGVSDVELRIAMPDKTTLTVRVRKNSTTDQVYQAVVMKLGMDSVTASYFALFEVINHTFVRKLAPNEFPHKLYVQNYTSAIPGTCLTLRKWLFTTEEEILLNDNQLAVNYFFHQAADDVKKGFIKAEQKSYQLQKLAEQKKMSMYLSLLRGCEGYNEIIFPHCSCDSRRKGHVITAISIHHFKLHACTEEGTLENQVIAFEWGEMQRWDTDEEGMAFCFEYARGEKKPRWVKIFTPYFNYMHECFERVFCELKWRKEVEEEATDKDNKNCSKDEYFPAAEAQKGWRHLGREIVTS; encoded by the exons ATGGCGGACGTCGAGGGAGAAGGAATTTGTTCATCGGTTCCTCCGTTGCCTCACCCTTCCTCTCGTAACGGCTCCGGTAGCGGTAACGTTACACCGGGCACCCGCGGCAGCTGCCAGACGGCAACCACCGTTACTTCAGGCCCACGGCTAGTTCGAATAGTGAAGTCTAATTCAGGCTATGGTTTCAATGTTCGGGGACAAGTTAGTGAAGGTGGGCAACTACGGAGCATTAACGGGGAACTGTACGCTCCACTGCAGCATGTTAGTGCTGTCCTACCGGGAGGTGCCGCCGACAGAGCCGGTATTTCGAAGGGGGACAGGATTCTTGAGGT TAACGGTGTGAATGTAGAGGGAGCGACCCATAAGCAGGTGGTGGACCTGATCCGGGCTGGAGAGAGGGAGCTGGTGCTGGCCGTGCTGTCTGTACCGCCCCAGGAGGCCGACTGCCTGGATCCCGGAGACGACGTTTCAGCCCAGTCCTGCTATGACTACTCCGACAAGCAGGCCGTCCCCATCTCTGTGCCGAGCTACAAACACACTGAGCTCAACCAGGAAAAGTTTGTG GTATATAATGTGTACATGGCAGGCAGGCAGCTGTGCTCCAAGCGTTACCGTGAGTTTGTGATCCTACACCAAAACCTGAAGAGGGAGTTTGCCAACTTTACGTTCCCCAAGCTGCCTGGGAAATGGCCTTTTTCCCTATCGGAGCAGCAGCTGGACGCACGACGCAGAGGCCTGGAAGAATACCTGGAGAAAG TGTGCTCTGTACGGGTAATTGGAGAAAGTGACATCATGCAGGAGTTCCTGTCTGAATCAGATgag AACTATAACGGCGTGTCAGATGTGGAGTTGAGAATAGCCATGCCCGATAAAACCACGCTCACTGTCAGAGTTCGCAAAAACTCTACTACAGACCAGGTCTACCAg GCTGTGGTTATGAAACTAGGGATGGACAGTGTAACAGCCAGTTACTTTGCTCTGTTTGAGGTCATCAACCACACCTTCG tgcgTAAGCTTGCCCCCAATGAGTTCCCCCACAAACTGTATGTACAGAACTATACCTCAGCCATCCCAGGAACCTGCCTCACCCTGCGCAAGTGGCTCTTCACTACAGAAGAGGAGATTCTGCTCAATGACAACCAGCTTGCTGTCaactacttcttccaccag GCTGCAGATGATGTGAAGAAAGGCTTCATCAAAGCAGAGCAGAAGTCCTACCAGCTGCAGAAGCTGGCTGAGCAGAAGAAGATGTCCATG tATCTGAGTTTGTTGAGGGGTTGCGAGGGCTACAATGAGATCATATTCCCCCACTGTTCCTGCGACTCCCGACGTAAAGGCCACGTCATCACAGCCATCAGCATTCACCACTTTAAGCTGCACGCCTGCACCGAGGAAGGGACACTCGAG AACCAGGTGATCGCATTTGAGTGGGGGGAGATGCAGAGGTGGGACACAGATGAGGAGGGCATGGCCTTTTGCTTTGAATATGCACGAGGAGAGAAGAAACCACGTTGGGTCAAGATATTTACACCCTAC TTTAACTACATGCACGAGTGCTTCGAGAGAGTCTTCTGTGAGCTGAAGTGGAGGAAGGAG gTGGAAGAGGAGGCTACAGACAAGGACAATAAGAACTGCAGTAAAGATG AATATTTTCCAGCTGCTGAGGCACAGAAGGGATGGAGGCACCTAGGAAGGGAGATTGTTACCTCTTAA
- the snx27b gene encoding sorting nexin-27b isoform X2, with the protein MADVEGEGICSSVPPLPHPSSRNGSGSGNVTPGTRGSCQTATTVTSGPRLVRIVKSNSGYGFNVRGQVSEGGQLRSINGELYAPLQHVSAVLPGGAADRAGISKGDRILEVNGVNVEGATHKQVVDLIRAGERELVLAVLSVPPQEADCLDPGDDVSAQSCYDYSDKQAVPISVPSYKHTELNQEKFVVYNVYMAGRQLCSKRYREFVILHQNLKREFANFTFPKLPGKWPFSLSEQQLDARRRGLEEYLEKVCSVRVIGESDIMQEFLSESDENYNGVSDVELRIAMPDKTTLTVRVRKNSTTDQVYQAVVMKLGMDSVTASYFALFEVINHTFVRKLAPNEFPHKLYVQNYTSAIPGTCLTLRKWLFTTEEEILLNDNQLAVNYFFHQAADDVKKGFIKAEQKSYQLQKLAEQKKMSMYLSLLRGCEGYNEIIFPHCSCDSRRKGHVITAISIHHFKLHACTEEGTLENQVIAFEWGEMQRWDTDEEGMAFCFEYARGEKKPRWVKIFTPYFNYMHECFERVFCELKWRKEVEEEATDKDNKNCSKDGMCGKNIFQLLRHRRDGGT; encoded by the exons ATGGCGGACGTCGAGGGAGAAGGAATTTGTTCATCGGTTCCTCCGTTGCCTCACCCTTCCTCTCGTAACGGCTCCGGTAGCGGTAACGTTACACCGGGCACCCGCGGCAGCTGCCAGACGGCAACCACCGTTACTTCAGGCCCACGGCTAGTTCGAATAGTGAAGTCTAATTCAGGCTATGGTTTCAATGTTCGGGGACAAGTTAGTGAAGGTGGGCAACTACGGAGCATTAACGGGGAACTGTACGCTCCACTGCAGCATGTTAGTGCTGTCCTACCGGGAGGTGCCGCCGACAGAGCCGGTATTTCGAAGGGGGACAGGATTCTTGAGGT TAACGGTGTGAATGTAGAGGGAGCGACCCATAAGCAGGTGGTGGACCTGATCCGGGCTGGAGAGAGGGAGCTGGTGCTGGCCGTGCTGTCTGTACCGCCCCAGGAGGCCGACTGCCTGGATCCCGGAGACGACGTTTCAGCCCAGTCCTGCTATGACTACTCCGACAAGCAGGCCGTCCCCATCTCTGTGCCGAGCTACAAACACACTGAGCTCAACCAGGAAAAGTTTGTG GTATATAATGTGTACATGGCAGGCAGGCAGCTGTGCTCCAAGCGTTACCGTGAGTTTGTGATCCTACACCAAAACCTGAAGAGGGAGTTTGCCAACTTTACGTTCCCCAAGCTGCCTGGGAAATGGCCTTTTTCCCTATCGGAGCAGCAGCTGGACGCACGACGCAGAGGCCTGGAAGAATACCTGGAGAAAG TGTGCTCTGTACGGGTAATTGGAGAAAGTGACATCATGCAGGAGTTCCTGTCTGAATCAGATgag AACTATAACGGCGTGTCAGATGTGGAGTTGAGAATAGCCATGCCCGATAAAACCACGCTCACTGTCAGAGTTCGCAAAAACTCTACTACAGACCAGGTCTACCAg GCTGTGGTTATGAAACTAGGGATGGACAGTGTAACAGCCAGTTACTTTGCTCTGTTTGAGGTCATCAACCACACCTTCG tgcgTAAGCTTGCCCCCAATGAGTTCCCCCACAAACTGTATGTACAGAACTATACCTCAGCCATCCCAGGAACCTGCCTCACCCTGCGCAAGTGGCTCTTCACTACAGAAGAGGAGATTCTGCTCAATGACAACCAGCTTGCTGTCaactacttcttccaccag GCTGCAGATGATGTGAAGAAAGGCTTCATCAAAGCAGAGCAGAAGTCCTACCAGCTGCAGAAGCTGGCTGAGCAGAAGAAGATGTCCATG tATCTGAGTTTGTTGAGGGGTTGCGAGGGCTACAATGAGATCATATTCCCCCACTGTTCCTGCGACTCCCGACGTAAAGGCCACGTCATCACAGCCATCAGCATTCACCACTTTAAGCTGCACGCCTGCACCGAGGAAGGGACACTCGAG AACCAGGTGATCGCATTTGAGTGGGGGGAGATGCAGAGGTGGGACACAGATGAGGAGGGCATGGCCTTTTGCTTTGAATATGCACGAGGAGAGAAGAAACCACGTTGGGTCAAGATATTTACACCCTAC TTTAACTACATGCACGAGTGCTTCGAGAGAGTCTTCTGTGAGCTGAAGTGGAGGAAGGAG gTGGAAGAGGAGGCTACAGACAAGGACAATAAGAACTGCAGTAAAGATGGTATGTGTGGCAAG AATATTTTCCAGCTGCTGAGGCACAGAAGGGATGGAGGCACCTAG
- the LOC122882173 gene encoding ictacalcin-like, translated as MLSSQISLFHLVELHQFSYNFATMPGLVDAIVILRDTFDKFAGKEGSKETLTKAELADLLKSEGFQATNKAEADKFFKALDNDGDGVVDFQEYVTFVAALAVICNLK; from the exons ATGCTCTCTTCACAAATCTCTCTCTTCCATCTTGTCGAGCTACACCAGTTTTCATACAATTTTG CCACCATGCCAGGGCTTGTGGATGCAATAGTAATCCTCAGGGATACCTTTGACAAGTTCGCTGGAAAAGAAGGAAGTAAAGAGACCTTGACCAAGGCAGAACTCGCTGACCTGCTCAAGAGTGAGGGTTTTCAG gCTACAAACAAAGCTGAAGCGGACAAATTCTTCAAAGCGCTGGATAATGACGGGGATGGTGTTGTTGATTTCCAGGAGTATGTCACTTTTGTAGCAGCCCTCGCCGTGATCTGCAATCTGAAATAA
- the s100w gene encoding S100 calcium binding protein W: MARLEQVITNIVDIFLEYSDDEGKKRQLNKEEFKKVLQQEIQSPELKDTINADDIEEAIEMMDKNHDGEVNFREFCRCVCVLAKCYYQKKTSKGGKRGRCKVQEGEQED; encoded by the exons ATGGCTCGTCTGGAACAGGTCATTACAAACATTGTGGATATATTTCTGGAGTATTCTGATGATGAAGGCAAGAAACGGCAGTTAAACAAAGAAGAGTTCAAGAAGGTGTTGCAGCAAGAAATACAAAGCCCTGAGTTAAAA GATACAATCAATGCAGATGACATTGAGGAAGCCATAGAGATGATGGATAAAAACCATGATGGCGAGGTCAACTTCCGAGAGTTttgccggtgtgtgtgtgtactggccaAATGCTACTACCAGAAGAAGACAAGCAAGGGTGGCAAGAGAGGCAGATGCAAAGTACAAGAAGGTGAACAAGAAGACTGA